The DNA window TCATTGCAGTTGTTGAGGTCCCAAAAGCTGGATGCTTCGCGGAGCCTGTCATCGGGCGCGCATTCGCGCGACCCGTTGGCTCGCAATGACGGATCAAGATGAGGGTGGCCATTCTATCCTCGTGCCCGCAGCAGGCGGCCCTTCTCCCTGCCCCAGTCGCGTTTTTTCTCGCTCTCGCGCTTGTCATGCAGTTTCTTGCCCTTCGCCACCGCCAGCAAGAGCTTGGCGCGGCCGCGCTCGTTGAAATAAAGTTTTAGCGGAATCAGGGTCATGCCGTCGCGGTCGACCGCGCCCATCAGCTTGTTGATCTGCTTTCTGTGCAGCAACAGCTTGCGCGGCCGTTTCGGCTCGTGATTGAAACGGTTGGCCTGCAGGTATTCCGGAATATTGGCGTTGATCAGCCAGATCTCGCCGTCCTTGGTATCCGCGTAGGATTCCGCAATGGTGGTCTTGCCGTTGCGGATCGACTTGACCTCGGTGCCGGTCAGCGCGATTCCTGCTTCCAGCGTGTCCTCGATCGCATAGTTGAACCGGGCCTTGCGATTTTCGGCGACGACCTTGATCGCGCGCTCGTTCTTTTCGGCCATGATAAATTCGTCCCAGGCAATTGCTCAGCGATAGCACTCAGTCGGCGCGCACGCACGTCAAGACCTTTTGAGCAGATCGCGGATCTCGGTCAGCAGTTCTTCCTGCCGGGTCGGTTTCGGCGGCGCTGCCGCTTCATCCCCGCGCTTCAGCTTGTTGATGAACCTGATAACCACGAACAGCACGAAGGCGATGATAAGGAAGTTGATAGTCAGGGTGAGGAAATTGCCCCAGGCCAGCGCCGCGCCCTGCTTTTTCGCGTCTGCAAGATTGCCGGCAGTGACCGCTTTCGACAGCGGCGTGAAGTAGTTGGAGAAGTCCAGGCCACCGGTAATGGCGCCGATGATCGGCATGATGATATCGCCGACCAGCGAGGTCACGATCGCGCCGAACGCGGCACCGATGACGACGGCGACCGCGAGGTCGACGACGTTGCCCTTCATGGCGAATTCACGGAACTCCTTCAGCATCCGCAAACCCTTCTCTTCGACGGCGCCCACCGGATTATTCATCGCTTGGGGAGGCCTAGTTGATCAGGCCGGCATGCACCATGGCATTGCGCACCGCGACGCGCGTGGGCTCCGATACTGGCACCATAGGCAGGCGCAGCGTCTCATCCATCTTGCCGAGCAGCGACAGCGCATATTTCACCGGCGACGGATTGGACTCGATGAAGAGGTTGGTGTGCAGCGGCATCAGCTTGTCGTGCAGCTTGAGCGCGGTGGCGAGGTCGCCCTTCTGCCAGGCGAGGTGAAATTCCGAGCATAGCCGCGGCGCGACGTTGGAGGTCACGGAAATGCAGCCGTGACCGCCATGGGCCATGTATCCGAGCACGGTGGCATCCTCGCCCGACAGCTGGTTGAAATCCTCGCCCAGCCTGGCGCGCTGCTGCGAAACCCGCACCATGCTCGCGGTCGCATCCTTGACGCCGGCGATGTTCTTCAATTCGAACAGCCGCGCCATGGTATCCACGCTCATGTCGATCACCGAGCGCGGCGGGATATTGTAGATGATGATCGGGATTCCGATCGCATCATTGATCGCCTTGAAGTGCTGGTACATGCCCTCCTGGGTCGGCTTGTTGTAGTACGGCGTCACCACCAGCACTGCGCTGGCGCCGGCTTGCTCGG is part of the Bradyrhizobium erythrophlei genome and encodes:
- the smpB gene encoding SsrA-binding protein SmpB, coding for MAEKNERAIKVVAENRKARFNYAIEDTLEAGIALTGTEVKSIRNGKTTIAESYADTKDGEIWLINANIPEYLQANRFNHEPKRPRKLLLHRKQINKLMGAVDRDGMTLIPLKLYFNERGRAKLLLAVAKGKKLHDKRESEKKRDWGREKGRLLRARG
- the mscL gene encoding large conductance mechanosensitive channel protein MscL: MLKEFREFAMKGNVVDLAVAVVIGAAFGAIVTSLVGDIIMPIIGAITGGLDFSNYFTPLSKAVTAGNLADAKKQGAALAWGNFLTLTINFLIIAFVLFVVIRFINKLKRGDEAAAPPKPTRQEELLTEIRDLLKRS
- the dapA gene encoding 4-hydroxy-tetrahydrodipicolinate synthase, with product MAAKTNFRGSFTALVTPFKNGSLDEAAFRALVSWQIAEGTHGLVPVGTTGESPTVNHDEHKRIVEWCIDEARGRVPVIAGAGSNSTREAIELAEHAEQAGASAVLVVTPYYNKPTQEGMYQHFKAINDAIGIPIIIYNIPPRSVIDMSVDTMARLFELKNIAGVKDATASMVRVSQQRARLGEDFNQLSGEDATVLGYMAHGGHGCISVTSNVAPRLCSEFHLAWQKGDLATALKLHDKLMPLHTNLFIESNPSPVKYALSLLGKMDETLRLPMVPVSEPTRVAVRNAMVHAGLIN